In Littorina saxatilis isolate snail1 linkage group LG8, US_GU_Lsax_2.0, whole genome shotgun sequence, a single genomic region encodes these proteins:
- the LOC138973166 gene encoding KRAB-A domain-containing protein 2-like, with amino-acid sequence MEQKDKFYQLLEDHIMTLEDNKKEAFCTSQSKYNHILQALQLAKGAKCAQGAKFKHRAGQHFCLQTIGTRTLVYCVKAKTPLVTKEDTFETIKKCHEEVCHSGRDKTWHEVKTNYSGIKYDAIDVFLKTCTSCSTRKVHQNAPSGKPMINLTFLLRLQVDLIDYRNRPDGDFKWVLHARDHFTKFSWAYALKSKCAQEVADAMINQFSVFGAPKIMQTDNGREFTARVINELTTMWPGMVIIHGRPRHPQSQGCVERGNGDLEIKLGKWMDEHGSEWTKGLKFVVHAINTSISDTTGKSPYQLVFGQPPRTNSSLWQELSRQGILYEEDLPEDFLQQLEMEESVPHTSDSSQHTPRRLEESVPHTSDSSQHTPRRLEESVPHTSDSSQHTPRRLEESVPHTSDSSQHTPRRLEESVPHTSDSSQHTPRRLEESVPHTSDSSQHTPRRLEKSVPHTSDSSQHTPRRLEESVSNHSHGKRGREYILLHDHRMIATGTECPSRNMIHGQSVNTSSHAVVSVTEVHDAEFIPVEDNPFEECI; translated from the exons ATGGAGCAAAAAGATAAATTTTACCAACTCTTGGAAGATCATATCATGACTTTAGAAGATAATAAGAAGGAGGCGTTTTGTACATCACAGAGCAAATACAACCATATTCTTCAAGCTCTTCAGCTGGCCAAAGGAGCGAAATGTGCACAAGGAGCCAAGTTCAAACACAGGGCTGGCCAACATTTTTGCCTCCAAACAATTGGAACTCGGACACTTGTTTACTGCGTGAAGGCGAAAACTCCTCTTGTTACAAAAGAAGACACCTTTGAGACCATCAAGAAGTGTCATGAGGAAGTGTGCCATTCTGGGCGCGACAAAACATGGCACGAGGTGAAAACCAATTACTCTGGAATAAAGTATGACGCAATTGATGTTTTCCTGAAAACGTGTACATCTTGCTCAACAAGAAAAGTCCACCAAAATGCACCATCTGGGAAGCCGATGATCAATCTCACCTTTCTTCTGCGTCTGCAAGTTGATCTCATTGACTACAGAAATAGACCTGATGGTGATTTCAAGTGGGTGCTGCATGCCCGTGATCATTTCACGAAATTCAGCTGGGCGTACGCATTAAAGTCCAAATGCGCACAAGAAGTCGCCGATGCTATGATCAATCAGTTCAGTGTATTCGGTGCGCCAAAGATTATGCAGACCGACAACGGGCGGGAATTCACTGCGAGGGTGATCAATGAGCTGACAACGATGTGGCCTGGAATGGTGATCATCCATGGCAGACCCCGCCATCCCCAATCCCAAG GTTGTGTGGAACGTGGGAACGGTGACCTTGAGATCAAGTTGGGCAAATGGATGGATGAACACGGCTCCGAATGGACAAAAGGGTTGAAATTTGTCGTACATGCCATAAATACCTCAATCTCGGACACCACCGGAAAGTCACCTTACCAACTGGTTTTTGGACAACCTCCAAGGACAAATTCGTCTTTGTGGCAGGAACTGTCTCGTCAAGGGATTTTGTATGAAGAGGACCTTCCCGAGGATTTTCTTCAGCAACTTGAAATGGAGGAATCTGTGCCGCATACATCGGACTCGTCACAGCATACACCTCGGCGCCTGGAGGAATCTGTGCCGCATACCTCGGACTCGTCACAGCATACACCTCGGCGCCTGGAGGAATCTGTGCCGCATACATCGGACTCGTCACAGCATACACCTCGGCGCCTGGAGGAATCTGTGCCGCATACATCGGACTCGTCACAGCATACACCTCGGCGCCTGGAGGAATCTGTGCCGCATACATCGGACTCGTCACAGCATACACCTCGGCGCCTGGAGGAATCTGTGCCGCATACATCGGACTCGTCACAGCATACACCTCGGCGCCTGGAGAAATCTGTGCCGCATACATCGGACTCGTCACAGCATACACCTCGGCGCCTGGAGGAATCAGTCAGCAACCATAGCCATGGAAAGCGCGGCAGAGAATACATTTTGTTACATGATCACCGAATGATTGCCACAGGCACAGAGTGTCCAAGTAGAAACATGATCCATGGACAGTCGGTGAACACAAGTAGCCACGCTGTAGTGTCTGTTACTGAAGTACATGATGCCGAATTCATACCTGTGGAAGACAATCCATTCGAGGAATGCATATAG